From the Rhodoferax sp. WC2427 genome, one window contains:
- a CDS encoding heme utilization protein: MSNVSGFSTDVIAALTTTQIQAFTTDDIASLTTAQIQALTTTQIPAFKTNQVSAFTTAGIAALTTTQVAAFATDDIAALKTSQTAVLTTAQIGALTTSQVSALTTAEVAALTTAQAQALNTSQIVALRTSQIQALTTASVAALTTTQVAAIETTDVAALTTSQVAVLNTAQAQALTTAQIVGLTTSGISSLTTTSIAALTTTQVAAIEAVDISALKTTQVAVLNTADVAVLSTAQVAALTTASVATLSTAQAQALTTAQVVALTTGQVQSLTTSAISALTTAQVAAIETTDIAALRTSQVTALNTSNVAVLTTTQVGALTTASVAALTTAQAQALTTTQIGALLTSQIQAITTAGVAALTTAQVAAIETRDVAALTTTQVGALTTSQVQSLTTAQVVALTTAGIAAVTTAGIAALSTAQVAAIETTDIAALKTTQVAVLNTADVAVLTTAQVQALTTGSVATLNTAQTQALTTAQIVALKTDQVVALTTNAIAALTTTQVAAIETSDIAALKTTQVAALTTAGVAALTTAQVQAVTTAGVAALTTAQAQALTTAQIVALKTSQVEVLSTAAVSALTTTQVLAIETLDVAALKTSQVGALNTAQVQALTTAQVAGLTTAGIAALTTAGIAALTSVQVTAIETVDIGALRTTQVAAFETTDLAVLTTAQVGAITTAGVAALTTAQVQALTTAQIVGLTTNQVQALTTASVAALTTTQVAAIEATDIAALRTTQVVALNTADIAALTTAQVDALTTASIAALTTAQAQALTTGQIAALKTTQIQALTTAGIAALTTAQVAAIETSDIAALTTSQVGVLTTAQVVSLTTAQVVALTTAGIAALTTAGIAAMTTTQVAAIETNDVAALKTTQVGALNTADVAVLNTAQVQALTTAGIAALNTAQAQALTTAQIVALKSTQIEVLTTAAIAALTTTQVAAIETSDIAALETTQVRALNTADIAVLNTAQVTALTTASVAALTTAQVEAITTTQIVALKTNQFQALTTAGIGALKTTQVAAIETSDIAVLTTAQVGVLNTAQTQALTTAQIVALTTAGIAALTTASIAALTTTQVAAIETSDIAALKTTQVAALNTADVAALTTAQLQALTTAGVASLTTTQAQALTTSQIVALKTNQIEVLSTTAIGALTTTQIAAIEAVDIAALKTTQVAALNTADVAVLTSTQVQALTTSGVATLTTAQAQALTTAQIVALKTDQVQALSTAAIAALTTAQVVAIETTDIAALKTTQVAALNTTDVAALTSTQVQALTTAGIAALTTAQVRALGTDQIVALKTNQIQALTTSEMTVLSTAQVAAIETTDVAALTTAQISSLTTTQVQALTTAQVVALTTAGIAALTTAGIAALTTAQVAAIETTDIAALKTTQVGALNTADIAVLTTAQVAALTTAGVGALNTTQAQALTTAQIVALKTSQIEALTTAAVAALTTAQVAAIETSDIAALETNQVAVLTTAQVAALTTAQVVALTTAGISSLTTAGIAALSTTQVAAIETNDVAALKTTQVGALNTADVAVLNTAQVQALTTAGIAALNTAQAQALTTAQIVALKSAQIEVLTTAAIAALTTTQVAAIETSDIVALRTTQIGALNTADVAVLNTAQVQALTTAGIAALTTAQAQALTTAQIVALKTSQVEVLSTSAVAALNTAQVAAIETSDIAALRTTQIAALTTSQVASLTTAQIVALTTNGIASLTTAGIAALTSVQVTAIETVDIGALRTTQVAAFETTDLAVLTTAQVGAITTAGVAALTTAQVQALTTAQIVGLTTNQVQALTTASVAALTTTQVAAIEATDIAALRTTQVVALNTADIAALTTAQVDALTTASIAALTTAQAQALTTGQIAALKTTQIQALTTAGIAALTTAQVAAIETSDIAALTTSQVGVLTTAQVVSLTTAQVVALTTAGIAALTTAGIAAMTTTQVAAIETTDIGALRTSQIVALNTADVAVLTTAQVAALTTANVVVLTTSQAQALNTAQIVALKTDQVQALTTAAVAALTTTQVAAIETSDIAALRTTQVVALNTADVAVLNTAQVQALTTAGIAALNTAQAQALTTAQIVALKSTQIEVLSASAVAALTTTQVAAIEVVDIAALRTTQVAVLNTAQTQALTTAQIAGFTTAGIASLSTAAIAALTTTQVAAIETIDVAALKTTQVQALETTDVAVLTTAQVQALTTGGVAALTTAQVQVLTTAQIVALKTSQVEVLSTAAIAALTTTQVAAIETTDIAALKTTQVGALNTADVAVLSTAQVQALTTAGVATLNTTQVQALTTSQVLAFTTSQVQALTTVQVAALTTTQVAAIETTDVAALRTTQVVALTTADVAALTTAQVQALTTAGIAALTTAQVQAFNTSQIAALSTSQVRVLTTTDIAVLTTTQVAAFETVDVQVLQSTQLRALTTSAIVALTTSQLTALTAIQFEAFTTTQTQAFTTTQAPFLKLGTPIILDLDGNGINTQSIQNGVKFDLFAEGHAVNTGWVSGGDGLLVLDRNHDGQINDGSELFGSSTTMASGAKATDGYAALRELDLDGNGVVNASDAAFSDLRVWVDSNSDGVSQADELKTLASLNIASLSLSTLKDLSKDNGNLVGLTSSYETTDGVSHQAADVWFVADKSQTVSVAEATAAASVATTAPTPALAATGWLAPVDVAKPTVDAPAPADNLRSRVSSLAQAISSFGGAAGSGETPTGTGGLDTSRIAGAMQGPAALAIGGMVDAMKQFDANGQSTVSHATMSAATLGKSLSLPGQDPIHQGILAAGNGKG; the protein is encoded by the coding sequence ATGAGTAACGTAAGCGGCTTTTCAACAGACGTCATCGCGGCGCTGACGACCACACAGATCCAGGCATTCACGACCGATGACATCGCGTCCCTCACCACCGCGCAGATCCAGGCTTTAACCACCACACAGATTCCAGCGTTCAAGACGAACCAAGTCTCAGCATTTACCACCGCTGGTATCGCCGCATTAACGACGACGCAGGTCGCCGCTTTCGCGACCGACGACATCGCCGCGCTCAAGACATCGCAGACCGCGGTACTGACCACGGCGCAGATCGGCGCCCTGACCACGTCGCAAGTCTCCGCCCTGACCACGGCTGAAGTCGCCGCGCTCACCACGGCCCAGGCGCAGGCGTTGAACACCAGCCAGATCGTGGCCTTGCGCACCAGCCAGATCCAGGCGCTGACCACGGCCAGCGTGGCCGCGCTGACCACCACCCAGGTGGCCGCCATCGAGACCACCGACGTGGCCGCGCTGACCACCAGCCAGGTCGCCGTGCTGAACACCGCACAGGCCCAAGCGCTGACCACCGCGCAGATCGTCGGTTTGACGACGTCCGGTATTTCCTCATTGACCACCACCAGCATCGCGGCGCTGACCACCACCCAGGTGGCTGCCATTGAAGCGGTCGACATATCCGCGCTCAAGACCACCCAGGTGGCGGTGCTGAACACGGCCGACGTGGCGGTGCTGAGCACGGCCCAGGTGGCCGCACTCACCACCGCCAGCGTAGCCACGCTGAGCACGGCACAGGCCCAAGCGCTGACCACCGCCCAGGTTGTCGCGCTCACCACCGGTCAGGTTCAGTCGCTGACGACATCGGCCATCTCTGCCCTGACCACGGCCCAGGTGGCCGCGATCGAAACCACCGACATCGCCGCGCTCAGGACCAGCCAGGTCACCGCGCTGAACACCAGCAACGTGGCCGTGTTGACGACCACCCAGGTCGGAGCGCTGACCACCGCCAGCGTAGCAGCACTGACCACCGCGCAGGCCCAGGCGCTGACGACTACGCAGATCGGCGCATTGCTGACCAGCCAAATCCAGGCCATCACCACCGCCGGCGTGGCTGCGCTGACCACCGCCCAAGTGGCGGCCATTGAGACCCGCGATGTCGCGGCACTCACGACCACCCAGGTTGGTGCGCTGACCACCTCCCAGGTGCAGTCGCTGACCACCGCGCAAGTGGTGGCGCTGACCACGGCCGGTATCGCCGCGGTCACCACGGCCGGCATCGCCGCGCTGAGCACCGCCCAGGTCGCCGCCATCGAGACTACCGACATCGCCGCGCTGAAGACAACCCAGGTCGCCGTACTGAACACCGCCGATGTCGCTGTGCTTACCACCGCCCAGGTGCAGGCGCTGACGACCGGTAGCGTAGCTACTCTGAACACCGCCCAGACCCAGGCCCTGACAACGGCGCAGATCGTTGCTCTAAAGACCGACCAGGTCGTTGCGCTTACCACCAATGCGATCGCCGCCTTGACGACGACGCAGGTCGCCGCCATCGAAACCAGCGACATCGCCGCGTTGAAGACCACCCAGGTCGCGGCCCTGACCACCGCCGGCGTAGCCGCCCTGACAACCGCCCAGGTGCAGGCCGTCACCACCGCTGGTGTAGCCGCCTTGACCACCGCCCAGGCCCAAGCGTTGACCACTGCCCAGATCGTGGCGCTGAAGACCAGCCAGGTCGAGGTGCTGTCAACCGCCGCCGTTAGCGCGCTCACCACCACCCAGGTCCTGGCCATCGAGACCCTCGATGTCGCCGCCCTGAAGACCAGCCAAGTCGGCGCCCTGAACACCGCTCAGGTCCAGGCCCTGACCACGGCCCAGGTCGCCGGGCTGACCACCGCTGGCATCGCCGCGTTGACGACCGCCGGCATCGCGGCGCTGACCAGCGTGCAGGTCACAGCCATCGAGACCGTCGACATCGGCGCTTTGCGCACCACCCAGGTGGCGGCGTTTGAAACCACCGACCTGGCCGTGCTGACCACCGCGCAGGTCGGGGCTATCACCACCGCCGGCGTCGCCGCTCTGACCACCGCGCAGGTGCAGGCGCTGACCACGGCGCAGATCGTCGGCCTCACGACCAACCAGGTGCAGGCGCTGACCACGGCCTCGGTGGCCGCGCTGACCACCACCCAGGTAGCCGCCATCGAGGCTACCGACATCGCTGCATTGAGGACGACACAAGTGGTGGCCTTGAACACGGCCGATATCGCCGCGTTGACCACCGCCCAGGTTGACGCGTTGACCACCGCCAGCATCGCCGCACTCACGACTGCGCAAGCCCAGGCGCTGACCACAGGCCAGATCGCTGCGCTGAAGACCACCCAGATCCAGGCCCTGACCACCGCTGGCATCGCCGCGCTGACCACCGCCCAGGTCGCGGCCATCGAGACCAGCGACATCGCCGCGCTGACCACCAGCCAGGTCGGCGTGCTGACCACGGCCCAGGTGGTGTCGCTGACCACCGCGCAGGTGGTCGCCCTGACCACGGCCGGCATCGCCGCTCTGACGACGGCCGGAATCGCCGCCATGACCACCACCCAGGTGGCCGCCATCGAGACCAACGACGTCGCAGCGCTGAAGACCACCCAGGTCGGCGCGCTGAACACCGCCGACGTGGCCGTACTGAACACCGCGCAGGTCCAGGCCCTGACCACGGCCGGCATCGCCGCGCTGAACACGGCCCAGGCCCAGGCGCTGACGACAGCCCAGATCGTGGCCCTGAAGAGCACCCAGATCGAGGTGCTGACCACCGCCGCTATCGCCGCGTTGACCACGACGCAAGTCGCCGCCATCGAGACCAGCGACATCGCCGCGCTGGAGACCACCCAGGTCCGCGCGCTGAACACCGCCGACATTGCCGTACTGAACACCGCGCAAGTGACCGCGCTGACGACGGCCAGCGTGGCCGCGCTCACAACCGCGCAGGTTGAAGCAATAACCACGACGCAGATCGTTGCCCTCAAGACCAACCAGTTCCAGGCTCTGACCACGGCCGGCATCGGCGCCCTGAAAACGACCCAGGTCGCGGCCATCGAGACCAGCGACATCGCCGTGTTGACGACGGCCCAGGTGGGCGTGCTGAACACCGCGCAGACCCAGGCGCTGACCACCGCCCAGATCGTTGCACTGACCACCGCTGGCATCGCCGCGCTGACCACTGCCAGCATTGCCGCGTTGACGACCACCCAGGTCGCCGCCATTGAGACCAGCGACATCGCGGCCCTCAAGACCACACAGGTCGCCGCGCTGAACACCGCCGATGTCGCAGCGCTGACGACGGCCCAGTTGCAGGCGCTGACCACGGCGGGCGTGGCCTCGCTGACGACCACACAGGCTCAGGCGCTGACCACCTCCCAGATCGTCGCGCTGAAGACGAACCAAATCGAAGTGCTGTCGACCACCGCCATCGGCGCGCTTACCACCACCCAAATCGCAGCCATCGAGGCAGTCGATATCGCGGCCCTCAAGACCACCCAGGTCGCCGCACTGAACACCGCCGACGTCGCCGTGCTGACCAGCACACAGGTACAGGCACTGACCACCTCCGGCGTGGCTACGCTGACCACGGCCCAGGCCCAGGCGCTGACCACCGCGCAGATCGTGGCGCTGAAGACCGACCAGGTGCAGGCTTTGTCCACCGCTGCCATCGCCGCGCTGACAACGGCCCAGGTCGTGGCCATCGAGACCACCGACATCGCCGCGCTGAAGACCACCCAGGTCGCCGCGCTGAACACAACGGATGTGGCCGCACTGACCAGCACACAGGTACAGGCGCTAACCACCGCCGGCATTGCAGCGCTGACGACGGCACAGGTGCGCGCGCTGGGCACCGACCAGATCGTGGCGCTGAAGACCAACCAGATCCAGGCGCTGACAACCAGCGAGATGACGGTCTTGTCCACGGCCCAGGTCGCCGCCATCGAGACCACCGACGTGGCTGCGCTGACCACCGCCCAGATCAGCTCGCTAACGACAACCCAGGTTCAGGCGCTGACCACGGCCCAGGTCGTGGCGCTGACCACGGCTGGCATCGCCGCGTTGACCACGGCCGGTATTGCCGCCTTGACCACCGCCCAGGTCGCCGCCATCGAGACCACCGACATCGCTGCATTGAAGACCACCCAGGTTGGTGCCCTGAATACAGCCGATATCGCGGTGTTGACGACGGCCCAGGTCGCCGCCTTGACCACCGCCGGTGTCGGTGCTCTAAACACCACCCAGGCACAGGCGCTGACCACCGCACAGATTGTGGCGCTTAAGACCAGCCAGATAGAAGCCCTGACCACGGCCGCCGTGGCCGCTTTGACGACCGCCCAGGTTGCGGCTATCGAGACCAGCGACATCGCCGCGCTCGAGACCAACCAGGTGGCTGTATTGACCACCGCCCAGGTCGCCGCCCTGACCACGGCGCAAGTGGTGGCGCTGACCACGGCCGGAATATCGTCGCTAACCACGGCCGGAATCGCCGCCTTATCGACCACGCAGGTGGCCGCCATCGAGACCAACGACGTCGCAGCGCTGAAGACCACCCAGGTCGGCGCGCTGAACACCGCCGACGTGGCCGTACTGAACACCGCGCAGGTCCAGGCCCTGACCACGGCCGGCATCGCCGCACTGAACACAGCCCAGGCCCAGGCGCTGACGACGGCCCAGATCGTGGCCCTGAAGAGCGCGCAAATCGAAGTACTGACCACCGCCGCTATCGCCGCGTTGACCACGACACAGGTCGCCGCCATCGAGACCAGCGACATCGTGGCCCTCAGGACTACGCAGATCGGCGCACTGAACACCGCCGACGTGGCCGTACTGAACACCGCCCAGGTCCAGGCACTGACCACCGCTGGCATCGCCGCGCTGACCACGGCCCAAGCCCAGGCGCTGACAACCGCGCAGATCGTGGCGCTGAAGACCAGCCAGGTCGAAGTGCTGTCGACCTCTGCCGTGGCGGCGCTGAACACGGCGCAGGTCGCCGCCATCGAAACCAGCGACATCGCTGCCCTCAGAACCACGCAGATCGCCGCGCTGACCACGTCCCAGGTGGCGTCGCTGACCACTGCCCAGATCGTGGCCCTGACCACGAACGGCATCGCTTCGCTGACAACGGCCGGCATCGCGGCGCTGACCAGCGTGCAGGTCACAGCCATCGAGACCGTCGACATCGGCGCTTTGCGCACCACCCAGGTGGCGGCGTTTGAAACCACCGACCTGGCCGTGCTGACCACCGCGCAGGTCGGGGCTATCACCACCGCCGGCGTCGCCGCTCTGACCACCGCGCAGGTGCAGGCGCTGACCACGGCGCAGATCGTCGGCCTCACGACCAACCAGGTGCAGGCGCTGACCACGGCCTCGGTGGCCGCGCTGACCACCACCCAGGTAGCCGCCATCGAGGCTACCGACATCGCTGCATTGAGGACGACACAAGTGGTGGCCTTGAACACGGCCGATATCGCCGCGTTGACCACCGCCCAGGTTGACGCGTTGACCACCGCCAGCATCGCCGCACTCACGACTGCGCAAGCCCAGGCGCTGACCACAGGCCAGATCGCTGCGCTGAAGACCACCCAGATCCAGGCCCTGACCACCGCTGGCATCGCCGCGCTGACCACCGCCCAGGTCGCGGCCATCGAGACCAGCGACATCGCCGCGCTGACCACCAGCCAGGTCGGCGTGCTGACCACGGCCCAGGTGGTGTCGCTGACCACCGCGCAGGTGGTCGCCCTGACCACGGCCGGCATCGCCGCTCTGACGACGGCCGGTATCGCCGCCATGACCACCACCCAGGTGGCGGCGATCGAGACTACCGACATCGGGGCTCTGCGCACCTCACAAATCGTCGCGCTGAACACCGCCGACGTGGCGGTGCTCACCACCGCCCAGGTCGCCGCGTTGACCACCGCCAACGTTGTTGTACTGACCACCAGCCAGGCCCAGGCCCTGAACACGGCCCAGATCGTGGCGCTGAAGACCGACCAGGTGCAGGCGCTGACCACGGCAGCGGTCGCCGCGCTGACCACGACGCAAGTCGCCGCCATCGAAACCAGCGACATCGCCGCGCTACGCACCACCCAGGTAGTGGCACTGAACACCGCCGACGTGGCGGTGCTGAACACCGCCCAAGTCCAGGCCCTGACCACCGCTGGCATCGCGGCGCTGAACACGGCCCAGGCCCAGGCGCTGACGACAGCCCAAATCGTGGCCCTGAAGAGCACCCAGATCGAGGTGCTGAGCGCCTCCGCGGTCGCGGCCCTGACTACGACCCAGGTGGCCGCCATCGAAGTCGTGGATATCGCCGCGCTGCGAACCACCCAGGTTGCCGTGCTCAACACAGCCCAGACGCAGGCGCTGACCACCGCGCAGATCGCCGGCTTCACCACGGCGGGCATTGCCTCGCTGAGCACCGCCGCCATAGCCGCGCTAACGACCACTCAGGTCGCAGCCATCGAGACTATCGACGTGGCCGCACTCAAGACCACCCAGGTCCAGGCACTGGAGACCACAGACGTAGCAGTCCTGACCACGGCCCAGGTACAGGCCCTGACCACTGGTGGTGTCGCTGCGCTGACCACGGCTCAGGTGCAGGTGCTGACCACCGCGCAGATCGTAGCTTTGAAAACCAGCCAGGTCGAGGTGCTGAGCACCGCCGCCATCGCCGCACTAACGACGACCCAGGTCGCCGCCATCGAGACAACCGACATCGCCGCGCTCAAGACCACCCAGGTCGGCGCGCTGAACACCGCCGATGTGGCGGTGCTCTCCACCGCCCAGGTGCAGGCACTGACCACGGCTGGCGTGGCTACGCTGAACACTACGCAGGTGCAGGCATTGACCACCAGCCAGGTGCTCGCCTTTACCACCAGCCAGGTGCAGGCTCTGACGACAGTGCAAGTCGCAGCGCTGACCACCACCCAGGTCGCAGCGATCGAGACCACCGACGTGGCCGCGCTCAGGACCACCCAGGTGGTGGCTCTAACCACGGCCGACGTGGCCGCATTGACCACGGCGCAAGTGCAGGCCCTGACCACGGCCGGCATCGCCGCGCTGACCACGGCGCAGGTGCAGGCCTTTAACACCAGCCAGATCGCCGCGCTTTCGACCAGCCAGGTGCGGGTGCTGACCACTACCGATATCGCCGTACTGACGACCACCCAGGTCGCAGCCTTCGAGACGGTCGACGTGCAGGTGCTGCAAAGCACGCAGTTGCGCGCCCTGACCACCAGCGCCATCGTGGCCCTGACCACGTCGCAGCTTACGGCCCTGACCGCGATCCAGTTCGAGGCCTTCACCACCACGCAGACACAGGCTTTCACCACCACGCAGGCACCGTTCCTCAAGCTCGGCACGCCAATCATCCTGGACCTGGACGGCAACGGCATCAACACGCAAAGTATCCAGAACGGCGTGAAGTTCGACCTGTTCGCCGAAGGGCATGCGGTCAACACCGGCTGGGTCAGCGGCGGCGACGGTTTGCTGGTGCTCGACCGCAACCATGACGGCCAGATCAACGACGGTTCCGAGCTGTTCGGCTCGTCGACCACGATGGCCTCAGGTGCGAAAGCGACCGACGGCTACGCCGCGCTGCGCGAGCTCGACCTAGACGGCAACGGTGTGGTCAACGCGTCCGACGCGGCCTTCTCCGACCTGCGGGTCTGGGTCGACAGCAACTCGGACGGCGTGAGCCAGGCCGACGAGTTGAAGACCCTGGCCTCGCTGAACATCGCCAGTCTGAGCCTGTCGACCTTGAAGGACCTGAGCAAGGACAACGGCAACCTGGTCGGCCTGACCTCTTCCTACGAAACCACCGACGGCGTTTCGCACCAGGCGGCCGACGTCTGGTTTGTGGCCGACAAGTCCCAAACCGTCTCGGTGGCCGAGGCCACGGCCGCCGCCAGCGTCGCCACCACTGCGCCGACCCCGGCACTGGCGGCGACCGGCTGGCTGGCACCGGTGGATGTGGCCAAGCCGACCGTCGACGCACCGGCGCCCGCCGACAATCTGCGCAGCCGGGTCAGCAGCCTGGCGCAGGCCATCAGCAGCTTTGGCGGAGCGGCGGGCTCGGGCGAAACCCCGACGGGCACCGGCGGGCTGGACACGAGCCGCATCGCCGGCGCTATGCAAGGCCCGGCGGCCCTGGCCATCGGCGGCATGGTCGACGCCATGAAGCAGTTCGACGCGAACGGACAGTCGACGGTAAGCCATGCCACGATGTCGGCGGCAACGCTGGGCAAATCCCTGAGCCTGCCGGGCCAGGACCCAATCCACCAAGGTATCCTGGCGGCAGGCAACGGCAAAGGCTAG
- a CDS encoding DUF5672 family protein, translating to MTISTAASVAIVVPTYKARLSALESFSLRHSLAQLAPGRQVFFVGPASLDFTRYAAEFPDITLRRYDDASFATVQGYSRLLLSPAFYQGFAEFEFMLILQTDAILLRDDLDLWCGRPYDYVGAPWPDAFELFVNLGKFDGPRGRKVQAHVGNGGLSLRRIRKSVALLHEFPEAVTVFEQAGSSEDLFFGVMGSLSLDFVLPNELTAATFALELQAERYLGLNPQSPPMGGHAWWKYDPAFWLSLLGPQGAAALPHLSALA from the coding sequence ATGACTATTTCTACCGCCGCATCCGTCGCCATAGTAGTGCCTACCTACAAGGCCAGACTCAGCGCGCTCGAAAGCTTCTCGCTGCGGCATTCGCTGGCGCAGCTGGCACCGGGCCGGCAGGTATTCTTCGTCGGCCCCGCATCGCTCGACTTCACCCGTTATGCTGCCGAGTTCCCCGACATCACGCTACGCCGTTATGACGATGCCAGCTTCGCCACGGTTCAGGGCTACAGCCGATTGCTGTTGTCACCGGCTTTCTACCAGGGTTTCGCCGAGTTCGAATTCATGCTGATCCTGCAGACCGACGCTATCTTGCTGCGCGACGATCTCGACCTGTGGTGCGGGCGGCCTTATGACTACGTTGGCGCGCCATGGCCCGACGCGTTCGAACTGTTCGTCAACCTGGGCAAGTTCGATGGGCCGCGTGGGCGCAAGGTGCAAGCCCATGTCGGCAACGGCGGGCTGAGCCTGCGGCGCATCCGCAAAAGCGTTGCGCTACTGCATGAGTTTCCCGAAGCGGTGACGGTGTTCGAGCAGGCCGGCTCGAGCGAAGACCTGTTCTTTGGTGTGATGGGTTCGTTGTCTCTCGACTTCGTGTTGCCCAACGAGCTGACCGCCGCCACCTTTGCGCTGGAGCTACAGGCCGAGCGCTACCTCGGCCTCAACCCGCAGTCGCCCCCGATGGGCGGGCACGCCTGGTGGAAGTACGACCCGGCCTTCTGGCTGTCTTTGCTCGGGCCACAGGGCGCCGCCGCATTGCCACATTTGTCGGCCTTGGCCTGA
- a CDS encoding class I SAM-dependent methyltransferase, translated as MTKTLDLGCGPNPNNPFHAEEIFGVDIRADIGVNIAGADLAIEPIPYADDMFEYVTAFQFIEHVPRVIYAPSHRNPFVLLMNEIYRVLKVGGVFLSVTPAYPHTAAFQDPTHVNIITEETFTCYFDDTNRWAKIYGFNGHFKILRQEWMGANLVTQMQKVLPTA; from the coding sequence TTGACTAAAACCCTCGACCTCGGTTGTGGCCCCAACCCCAACAACCCGTTCCACGCCGAGGAAATATTCGGCGTCGACATCCGCGCGGACATCGGCGTAAACATTGCTGGCGCCGACCTGGCCATCGAACCTATACCGTACGCGGACGACATGTTTGAATACGTCACGGCCTTCCAGTTCATCGAGCATGTGCCGCGGGTGATTTACGCGCCGAGCCACCGCAACCCGTTCGTGTTGCTAATGAACGAAATCTACCGTGTACTGAAGGTGGGCGGCGTGTTCCTGTCGGTCACGCCGGCGTACCCGCACACGGCGGCATTCCAGGACCCGACGCACGTGAACATCATCACCGAGGAAACCTTCACCTGCTACTTCGATGACACCAACCGCTGGGCCAAGATCTACGGCTTTAACGGCCATTTCAAGATCTTGCGCCAGGAATGGATGGGCGCCAACCTGGTGACGCAAATGCAGAAGGTGCTGCCGACCGCCTGA